Proteins encoded in a region of the Variovorax sp. PAMC 28711 genome:
- a CDS encoding MFS transporter produces the protein MAQPLQPPTPIDGLPTPERWHAMAVIIMGIAVAVLDGTIVNLALPGIAQELNASASEAIWVVNAYQIAVLVVMLPLASLGDLVGYRRVYLVGMAVFTLSSLAATFANSLGTLIAARALQGLGAAGIMSVNAALVRLTYPSAQLGRGMAINSMVVATSSVAGPSVAAAILSVASWPWLFALNVPLGILVLVLGYRSLPFNRVAAAAGHRLSVVDVVLNVLMFSLIFLGADRLGVRDPTGQGGQSGAWAILLAGLAVGFVYVRRQRTQAVPLFPIDLLRIPVFALSMGTSVAAFAAQMLAYIALPFLLLGAYGRSHIEAGLLITAWPLAIVVMAPIAGRLIGKYPDGLLGGIGLAMMAAGLALLAALPSNPANADIVWRMALCGLGFGLFQSPNNHTIVTSPPAHRSGAASGMLGTARLTGQTLGAVMLAAIFSVWSAHGDGRGPTLALVLAACCAGLAGVCSLLRLKTPAPGHATHGAGG, from the coding sequence ATGGCGCAACCGCTCCAGCCACCGACACCGATCGACGGGCTGCCCACGCCCGAGCGGTGGCACGCGATGGCCGTGATCATCATGGGCATCGCGGTGGCGGTGCTCGACGGCACCATCGTGAACCTCGCGCTGCCGGGCATCGCGCAGGAACTGAACGCGAGCGCGTCGGAGGCGATCTGGGTCGTCAACGCGTACCAGATCGCCGTGCTGGTCGTCATGCTGCCGCTGGCGTCGCTGGGCGATCTGGTGGGCTACCGGCGCGTCTATCTGGTGGGGATGGCCGTCTTCACGCTGTCGTCGCTGGCGGCCACGTTCGCGAACTCGCTCGGCACGCTGATCGCGGCGCGCGCGCTACAGGGCCTGGGCGCCGCCGGCATCATGAGCGTGAACGCGGCGCTGGTGCGGCTGACCTATCCGTCGGCCCAGCTGGGGCGCGGCATGGCGATCAACTCGATGGTGGTGGCGACCTCGTCGGTCGCCGGGCCGTCGGTGGCGGCAGCCATCCTGTCGGTGGCGTCGTGGCCCTGGCTCTTCGCGCTCAATGTGCCGCTCGGCATCCTCGTGCTGGTGCTGGGCTACCGATCGCTGCCGTTCAACCGGGTGGCGGCGGCGGCCGGCCATCGGCTCTCGGTGGTCGACGTGGTGCTCAACGTGCTGATGTTCTCGCTCATCTTCCTCGGCGCCGACCGGCTCGGCGTGCGCGACCCGACGGGGCAGGGCGGCCAGTCCGGCGCCTGGGCGATCCTGCTGGCCGGGCTGGCGGTCGGCTTCGTCTATGTGCGCCGGCAGCGCACGCAAGCGGTGCCGCTGTTCCCGATCGACCTGCTGCGCATCCCGGTGTTCGCGCTGTCGATGGGCACGTCGGTGGCGGCTTTTGCGGCGCAGATGCTGGCGTACATCGCGCTGCCGTTCCTGTTGCTCGGCGCCTATGGCCGCAGCCACATCGAGGCCGGGCTGCTGATCACGGCATGGCCGCTCGCGATCGTCGTGATGGCGCCGATCGCAGGGCGGCTCATCGGTAAGTACCCGGACGGCCTGCTCGGCGGCATCGGTCTCGCGATGATGGCCGCCGGCCTCGCGCTGCTCGCGGCCTTGCCTTCAAACCCGGCCAATGCCGACATCGTCTGGCGCATGGCACTGTGCGGACTCGGTTTCGGCCTGTTCCAGTCGCCCAACAACCACACCATCGTGACCTCGCCGCCGGCGCACCGCAGCGGCGCGGCCAGCGGCATGCTCGGCACCGCGCGGCTCACCGGACAGACCCTCGGCGCCGTGATGCTGGCGGCCATCTTCAGCGTGTGGAGCGCGCACGGCGATGGCCGCGGCCCGACCCTGGCGCTGGTGCTGGCCGCCTGCTGCGCCGGCCTGGCCGGCGTGTGCAGCCTGCTTCGCCTGAAGACCCCAGCGCCCGGCCACGCGACCCACGGCGCGGGCGGCTGA
- a CDS encoding PqiC family protein: MKTFALATAVAIAAVLAGCASKPTLYYTLAEAAPAMAAAPTPLGAPLYIEMLPLAMPERLARPQLVVKQPGDANAQVEVLEQHRWASSFENELRDALASGVAARLGAFDATKGGRQNAQPAWRIAVQVRQFDAIEGARVEAGFGWTLRRSDAALTTACQLSLSEPVGSGIDAVAQGARRLTANAAAAIARSVAAAQANPSAPCAT; this comes from the coding sequence ATGAAGACCTTCGCCCTGGCCACGGCCGTTGCCATCGCTGCTGTGCTCGCTGGGTGCGCCAGCAAGCCGACGCTCTACTACACGCTGGCGGAGGCCGCCCCGGCAATGGCCGCTGCCCCGACCCCGCTCGGCGCACCGCTCTACATCGAGATGCTGCCGCTCGCCATGCCGGAGCGCCTCGCGCGGCCGCAGCTTGTCGTGAAGCAGCCCGGCGACGCCAACGCCCAGGTCGAGGTGCTCGAACAGCACCGCTGGGCGTCGTCGTTCGAAAACGAACTGCGCGACGCGCTGGCCAGCGGCGTGGCCGCGCGCCTCGGTGCCTTCGACGCGACCAAGGGCGGCCGCCAGAACGCGCAGCCGGCCTGGCGCATCGCCGTGCAGGTTCGGCAGTTCGACGCCATCGAAGGCGCGCGCGTCGAGGCCGGCTTCGGCTGGACGCTCCGCCGTTCAGATGCCGCCCTCACGACCGCCTGCCAGCTGAGCCTGAGCGAACCGGTGGGCAGCGGCATCGATGCGGTCGCGCAGGGCGCGCGTCGCCTCACCGCCAACGCCGCCGCGGCGATCGCGCGCAGCGTGGCGGCGGCACAGGCGAATCCGTCGGCGCCCTGCGCGACGTAG
- a CDS encoding acetate kinase: MPLDVLLTFNPGSSTVKLGLFAIDAVTPLAPRALARRTVDAAPDAVHRIAEDALQWARDEAPGARLVAAGHRVVHGGDRFTGAAAIDDDTLAAIEALAPLAPLHQPQSLRLIRAVQKAAPALAQTASFDTAFHSSQCAAARRYALPRALFDQGIKHYGFHGLSYKFIASQLRRLHPAIAAGRVVVAHLGSGASLCGLLAGASRDTSMGFSTLDGVPMATRCGALDPGVLLYLLRQPGQSIESVEDMLYHQAGLLGLSGISGDARALAASDAPEAREALAHFTLRIAREVAAIATTLGGLDALVFTAGIGENRSTVREAVCRHLAWLGVAPEPAAGKVAVLVMHTDEEQVIAEEACALISHSTSNGSSP, translated from the coding sequence ATGCCACTCGACGTGCTGCTCACCTTCAATCCCGGGTCTTCGACGGTCAAGCTCGGGCTTTTTGCCATCGATGCCGTGACACCGCTGGCCCCGCGCGCCCTCGCCCGCCGCACGGTCGATGCGGCGCCCGATGCGGTGCACCGCATCGCAGAAGACGCATTGCAGTGGGCGCGCGACGAAGCGCCAGGCGCACGGCTGGTGGCGGCCGGCCACCGCGTCGTGCACGGCGGCGACCGGTTCACCGGGGCGGCGGCGATCGACGACGACACGCTCGCCGCCATCGAGGCGCTGGCACCGCTGGCGCCGCTGCACCAGCCGCAGAGCCTGCGCCTGATCCGCGCCGTGCAAAAGGCGGCGCCGGCACTCGCGCAGACGGCCTCGTTCGACACCGCGTTCCACAGCAGCCAGTGCGCCGCAGCACGCCGCTATGCGCTGCCGCGCGCGCTGTTCGACCAGGGCATCAAGCACTATGGCTTTCATGGGCTGTCGTACAAGTTCATCGCGTCGCAGCTGCGCCGGCTGCATCCCGCCATCGCGGCGGGCCGCGTGGTGGTGGCGCACCTCGGCAGCGGGGCCAGCCTGTGCGGCTTGCTGGCCGGCGCCAGTCGCGACACCAGCATGGGCTTCTCCACGCTCGACGGCGTTCCGATGGCCACTCGCTGCGGCGCGCTCGACCCGGGCGTGCTCCTCTATCTGTTGAGGCAACCGGGCCAGTCGATCGAGAGCGTCGAAGACATGCTCTATCACCAGGCGGGACTGCTCGGGCTGTCGGGCATTTCGGGCGACGCGCGCGCACTGGCAGCGAGCGACGCGCCGGAAGCCCGGGAGGCGCTCGCGCACTTCACGCTCCGCATCGCGCGCGAAGTCGCGGCCATCGCTACGACGCTCGGCGGCCTCGACGCGCTCGTCTTCACCGCCGGCATCGGAGAAAACCGGTCGACCGTGCGCGAGGCCGTGTGCCGCCACCTCGCATGGCTCGGCGTGGCGCCCGAGCCCGCAGCCGGCAAGGTCGCCGTGCTGGTCATGCACACCGACGAGGAGCAGGTGATCGCCGAAGAGGCCTGCGCCCTCATTTCCCACTCGACATCCAACGGAAGCTCCCCATGA
- a CDS encoding SRPBCC family protein, which translates to MSSIYKQIDIEAPAQHVWEAVRDWGALATRLVPGFVTHVVVEPQARVVTFANGMTVRELILSVDDAAHRLAYSAVGGRAAHHNASVQVFRVDDGRCQLVWITDLLPDTLTSGVNAMVEEASGVMKQTLERAGFDALSF; encoded by the coding sequence ATGTCATCGATCTACAAGCAAATCGATATCGAGGCGCCGGCCCAGCATGTTTGGGAGGCCGTTCGCGACTGGGGGGCGCTGGCGACCCGGCTCGTGCCCGGTTTCGTCACCCATGTCGTCGTCGAGCCGCAGGCTCGCGTCGTCACCTTCGCGAACGGGATGACGGTGCGCGAGCTCATCCTGTCGGTCGACGACGCCGCGCACCGGCTGGCCTATTCGGCCGTCGGCGGGCGCGCCGCGCACCACAACGCGTCGGTCCAGGTGTTTCGGGTCGACGACGGCCGCTGCCAGCTGGTGTGGATCACCGATTTGCTGCCCGACACGCTCACCTCCGGCGTCAACGCCATGGTCGAGGAAGCGTCTGGCGTCATGAAGCAGACCCTGGAGCGCGCGGGCTTCGACGCGCTTTCGTTCTAG
- a CDS encoding paraquat-inducible protein A, producing the protein MKTAISSGLMTCPNCAAVWRDAADGEPCGRCGTRLHSRKRESLARTWALLIAACIMYVPANLLPVMITKSFFGTQYDTILSGVIYFWVSGAWGLAAIVFIASFLVPLFKLAVLFLLVFLAQRRSDWRQPERARLYHIIEVIGRWSMLDVFVVSLLTGLVQIQGFAQITAGVGIAAFGSVVVLTMLASRSFDPRLTWDSHETATTPLGHEKISEPQA; encoded by the coding sequence ATGAAAACGGCGATCTCTTCCGGCCTGATGACCTGCCCGAACTGCGCCGCGGTGTGGCGCGACGCGGCCGACGGCGAGCCCTGCGGCCGCTGCGGCACGCGGCTGCACAGCCGCAAGCGCGAGAGCCTCGCCCGCACCTGGGCGCTGCTCATCGCGGCCTGCATCATGTACGTACCGGCCAACCTGCTGCCGGTGATGATCACCAAGAGCTTCTTCGGCACGCAATACGACACCATCCTCAGCGGCGTCATCTACTTCTGGGTGTCCGGCGCCTGGGGCCTCGCAGCCATCGTGTTCATCGCGAGTTTCCTGGTGCCGCTGTTCAAGCTGGCGGTGCTGTTCTTGCTTGTGTTCCTGGCGCAGCGCCGCAGCGACTGGCGCCAGCCCGAGCGCGCGAGGCTCTATCACATCATCGAAGTGATCGGCCGCTGGTCGATGCTCGATGTGTTCGTCGTGTCGCTGCTGACCGGGCTGGTGCAAATCCAGGGCTTCGCGCAGATCACCGCCGGCGTCGGCATTGCGGCATTCGGCTCGGTGGTGGTACTGACGATGCTCGCCTCCCGCAGCTTCGACCCCCGGCTGACCTGGGACAGCCACGAAACCGCAACGACACCCCTGGGACATGAAAAAATCAGTGAACCGCAAGCATGA
- a CDS encoding MATE family efflux transporter encodes MPIDRASSPLTATESRPLWKTFLFFLAPMLLSNILQSLSGTLNNIYVGQMLGVKALAAVSSFFPVMFFFIAFVIGLGAGASVLIGQAWGARDTGKVKAVAGTTLSVGILLGLLVALFGGTFTRPMLALLGTPPDVLADSTSYARIMLIAMPGLFVFVLSTAMLRGVGDTVTPLMTLIISTAIGLVVTPALIRGWGGLPQLGVASGAWATTVAFVIATLWLGWRLRQRGSPLAPDADFFRHMRIDPKILKAVLKIGVPTGVQTIVIALAEIALLSLVNGYGSDATAAYGAVNQVVAYVQFPAISIAISASILGAQAIGAGHSDRLGAIARTALLMNLCLTGGLVLLGYLFSRPLMGLFITSAPVIEIAQSLLHIMLWSLVLFGMAASLSGIMRASGSVLVPTLISIVCIIGVEVPVAWVMSHRIGLNGVWVAYPAAFLSMLALQTAYYRLVWRKKAIRRLV; translated from the coding sequence ATGCCCATCGACCGCGCTTCCTCTCCCTTGACGGCCACCGAGAGCCGCCCGCTCTGGAAGACCTTCCTTTTCTTCCTCGCCCCGATGTTGCTCAGCAACATCCTGCAGTCGCTGTCGGGCACGCTCAACAACATCTACGTGGGGCAGATGCTGGGCGTGAAGGCGCTGGCGGCGGTATCGAGTTTCTTTCCGGTGATGTTCTTCTTCATCGCCTTCGTGATTGGCCTGGGCGCCGGCGCGTCGGTGCTGATCGGGCAGGCCTGGGGCGCCCGCGACACCGGCAAGGTGAAGGCGGTCGCGGGCACCACGCTCAGCGTCGGCATCCTGCTCGGGCTGCTGGTGGCCCTGTTCGGCGGCACGTTCACGCGGCCGATGCTGGCCCTGCTCGGCACGCCGCCCGACGTGCTGGCCGACTCGACAAGCTACGCCCGCATCATGCTCATCGCGATGCCGGGGCTGTTCGTCTTTGTGTTGTCCACGGCGATGCTGCGCGGCGTGGGCGATACCGTCACGCCGCTCATGACGCTGATCATTTCCACCGCCATCGGCCTCGTCGTCACGCCCGCGCTGATTCGCGGCTGGGGCGGCTTGCCGCAGCTTGGCGTGGCGAGCGGCGCGTGGGCCACCACGGTGGCGTTCGTCATCGCGACGCTGTGGCTGGGCTGGCGGCTGCGGCAGCGCGGCAGCCCGCTCGCGCCCGATGCCGACTTTTTCCGGCACATGCGCATCGACCCGAAGATCCTCAAAGCCGTGCTGAAGATCGGCGTTCCGACCGGCGTGCAGACCATCGTGATCGCGCTCGCCGAAATCGCCCTGCTCTCGCTGGTCAACGGCTACGGCTCGGACGCCACGGCAGCCTACGGCGCGGTGAACCAGGTCGTGGCGTATGTGCAGTTCCCGGCGATCTCGATCGCGATCAGCGCATCGATCCTCGGCGCGCAGGCCATCGGCGCAGGGCATTCCGACCGCCTGGGCGCCATCGCGCGGACCGCGCTCCTCATGAACCTGTGCCTCACCGGCGGCCTCGTGCTGCTCGGCTACCTGTTCTCCCGGCCACTGATGGGTCTCTTCATCACCAGCGCGCCGGTGATCGAGATCGCGCAATCGCTGCTGCACATCATGCTGTGGAGCCTGGTCCTCTTCGGCATGGCCGCCTCGCTCTCGGGGATCATGCGGGCGAGCGGCTCGGTGCTGGTGCCGACGCTCATTTCCATCGTCTGCATCATCGGTGTCGAAGTGCCGGTGGCCTGGGTGATGAGCCATCGCATCGGCCTGAACGGCGTGTGGGTCGCGTACCCCGCAGCCTTCCTCTCGATGCTCGCGCTGCAGACCGCGTACTACCGGCTGGTCTGGCGCAAGAAGGCCATCCGCAGGCTCGTGTGA
- a CDS encoding PqiB family protein codes for MSDQPSIPPAASPAPPPPVQSPTIVKRRDWVPSLIWLIPIVAALVGITLVAKLLWDRGPEIVLTFNTAEGLEANKTAVKYKDVQIGVVQTIRLARDRSQVRVLVQLNKEASGFTASDTRFWVVRPRLDTSGISGLGTLLSGAYIGADAGVSEETSGEFTGLEVPPIVTRDASGRQFQLRARDIGSLDIGSPVYFRRIKVGQIASYELDGDGRGVTLRVFVNAPYDKFVGVNTRFWQASGIDAQLSASGFTLRTQSLATLLLGGIAFQAPEDAMGPLATENAAFALAQDEMSAMKEPDGPSQTMLMYFNQSVRGLSPGAAVDFRGIVIGEVKSIGVQFDRAERQLLMPVLVTVYPDRMRRLDGARDLPQSEVERQQRLTQMVARGLRAQLRTGNLLTGQIYVALDFFPKEKKVVVDVTQNPIVVPTVQNSLDEIQTQVQEIATKLNKIPYEELAGDVRKTLGTLNKTLTAAEATVTRINNDVTPELAAAMKDVRKTMNSAERTIAEDSPLQQDVRQTLQELTRAAGSVRVLTDYLERHPESLLRGKPDDKK; via the coding sequence ATGAGTGATCAACCTTCCATTCCGCCCGCCGCCAGCCCGGCGCCGCCCCCGCCGGTCCAGTCCCCGACCATCGTGAAACGGCGCGACTGGGTGCCGTCGCTGATCTGGCTGATTCCGATCGTCGCGGCGCTCGTCGGTATCACGCTGGTGGCCAAGTTGCTCTGGGACCGCGGTCCCGAGATCGTGCTGACCTTCAACACGGCCGAAGGCCTGGAGGCCAACAAGACGGCCGTGAAATACAAGGATGTGCAGATCGGCGTGGTCCAGACCATCCGTCTCGCGCGCGACCGCTCTCAGGTGCGGGTGCTGGTGCAGCTCAACAAGGAAGCCTCGGGCTTCACTGCGTCGGACACGCGTTTCTGGGTGGTGCGACCCCGCCTCGATACCTCGGGCATCTCGGGCCTCGGCACCTTGCTGTCGGGAGCCTACATCGGAGCCGATGCCGGCGTTTCCGAGGAGACGAGCGGGGAATTCACCGGCCTCGAGGTACCGCCCATCGTCACCCGTGACGCCAGCGGCCGGCAATTCCAGTTGAGGGCGCGCGACATCGGCTCGCTCGACATCGGTTCGCCCGTGTACTTCCGGCGCATCAAGGTCGGGCAGATCGCCTCGTACGAACTCGACGGCGACGGCCGCGGCGTGACGCTGCGCGTGTTCGTCAACGCGCCCTACGACAAGTTCGTTGGCGTCAACACGCGCTTCTGGCAGGCCAGCGGCATCGATGCGCAACTGAGCGCGAGCGGCTTCACGCTGCGCACGCAGTCGCTCGCCACCTTGCTGCTCGGCGGCATCGCGTTCCAGGCGCCCGAAGACGCCATGGGGCCGCTCGCGACCGAGAACGCCGCCTTCGCGCTGGCGCAGGACGAAATGAGCGCGATGAAGGAGCCCGACGGCCCCTCGCAAACCATGTTGATGTACTTCAACCAGTCGGTGCGCGGCCTGTCGCCTGGTGCGGCGGTCGACTTTCGCGGCATCGTGATCGGCGAGGTCAAGTCCATCGGCGTGCAGTTCGACCGCGCCGAGCGGCAACTGCTGATGCCGGTGCTCGTCACGGTGTACCCCGACCGCATGCGTCGCCTGGACGGGGCGCGCGACCTGCCGCAGTCGGAGGTCGAGCGGCAGCAGCGCCTGACCCAGATGGTGGCCCGCGGCCTGCGCGCCCAGCTGCGCACCGGCAACTTGCTGACGGGCCAGATCTACGTCGCACTCGACTTTTTCCCTAAAGAGAAAAAGGTCGTCGTCGACGTGACGCAAAACCCGATCGTGGTGCCGACCGTGCAGAACAGCCTCGACGAGATCCAGACCCAGGTCCAGGAAATCGCGACCAAGCTCAACAAGATTCCGTACGAGGAACTGGCCGGCGATGTCCGCAAGACCCTCGGCACCTTGAACAAGACGCTGACCGCGGCGGAGGCCACCGTCACCCGCATCAACAACGACGTGACCCCCGAGCTCGCTGCCGCCATGAAGGATGTGCGCAAGACGATGAACAGCGCCGAACGCACGATCGCCGAGGATTCGCCTTTGCAGCAGGACGTGCGCCAGACCTTGCAGGAACTCACACGCGCCGCCGGCTCGGTGCGCGTCCTGACCGACTACCTCGAACGCCATCCCGAGTCGCTGTTGCGCGGCAAACCGGACGACAAGAAATGA
- a CDS encoding multidrug effflux MFS transporter, translating into MALLLGLLSAIGPFAIDMYLPALPAIGKSLGADIGAVQMSLTAFFLSLGVGQLLYGPVSDMVGRKPPLYAGLALFAVASVGCALATDIQTLIVLRFVQGLGAAAGMAIPRAVVRDLHTGTDAARLMSLLMLVFSVSPILAPLAGSAVIALTGWRGVFWAVTIAAAAGLALIFAQLEETRPRSERVESSVRSALSAYWLLLRDRHYLGLVFIGSFALAGFFTYLANSSFVMIDHYGLSPTMYSVAFGVNAAAFIAASQFTGALGERFGLARVVKCAVAASAIVMLSMFGYFAAGGERLSVLIVLYFIASGFMGLVIPTTSVLALEAHGAIAGTASALLGTLQMLTGALMMALVGLFTDGRPLPMVAGMAAGALIALLLTWMTLGGLRLAPTLASFN; encoded by the coding sequence ATGGCCTTGCTGCTCGGCCTGCTCTCGGCCATCGGCCCATTCGCCATCGACATGTACCTCCCGGCGCTGCCGGCCATCGGCAAGAGCCTGGGCGCCGACATCGGCGCCGTGCAGATGAGCCTCACCGCCTTTTTCCTCTCGCTCGGGGTGGGCCAGCTGCTGTACGGGCCGGTCTCGGACATGGTCGGGCGCAAGCCGCCGCTGTATGCCGGGCTGGCGCTTTTTGCCGTGGCCAGTGTGGGCTGCGCGCTCGCGACCGACATCCAGACGCTGATCGTGTTGCGCTTCGTCCAGGGCCTGGGGGCGGCGGCCGGCATGGCGATTCCGCGCGCGGTGGTGCGCGACCTGCACACCGGCACCGACGCCGCGCGCCTCATGTCGCTGCTGATGCTGGTGTTCAGCGTCTCGCCGATCCTGGCGCCGCTGGCCGGCAGCGCGGTGATCGCGCTGACCGGCTGGCGGGGCGTGTTCTGGGCCGTGACGATCGCGGCCGCGGCCGGCCTGGCGCTGATCTTTGCGCAGCTCGAGGAAACGCGACCGCGGTCAGAACGCGTCGAAAGCAGCGTCCGCAGTGCGCTCTCCGCCTACTGGCTTTTGTTGCGCGACAGGCACTATCTTGGCCTTGTCTTCATCGGCAGCTTCGCGCTTGCTGGCTTTTTCACCTACCTTGCCAACTCTTCCTTCGTGATGATCGACCACTACGGGCTGTCGCCGACGATGTACAGCGTGGCCTTCGGCGTCAACGCGGCGGCGTTCATTGCCGCGTCGCAGTTCACCGGCGCGCTCGGCGAGCGCTTTGGGCTGGCACGCGTGGTCAAGTGCGCGGTCGCGGCCAGCGCCATCGTGATGCTTTCGATGTTCGGCTACTTCGCCGCGGGCGGGGAGCGGCTGTCGGTGCTCATCGTTCTGTATTTCATCGCCAGCGGCTTCATGGGCCTCGTGATTCCGACCACCAGCGTGCTCGCGCTCGAAGCCCACGGCGCCATCGCCGGCACCGCATCGGCGCTGCTCGGCACGCTGCAGATGCTGACCGGTGCGCTCATGATGGCGCTGGTCGGGCTCTTCACCGACGGGCGTCCGCTGCCGATGGTGGCGGGCATGGCGGCCGGCGCGCTGATCGCGCTGTTGCTCACCTGGATGACGCTCGGCGGCTTGCGCTTGGCGCCGACCCTCGCGTCGTTCAACTGA
- a CDS encoding paraquat-inducible protein A, producing the protein MVEVPDTIACEGCDAVYDKPELQPRDVARCPRCGAELDRHSGDLRRRILPLTVASLIMFAIANLFPIVEIELQGKSSQTTLAGAVQVLAQEGMSLVALLVLATTLLFPLLQLCILAWLLVPLRNAKRAPGFAMLVRAMQALRPWGMIEVFLLGVLVAIIKLSSMATVVPGPALWAFMVLTVLLTAVLSFDPRGFWQVEFDPDGEQAA; encoded by the coding sequence ATGGTCGAGGTGCCCGACACCATTGCTTGCGAAGGCTGCGACGCGGTCTACGACAAACCCGAACTGCAGCCACGTGACGTCGCCAGGTGCCCGCGCTGCGGCGCCGAGCTCGACCGCCACAGCGGTGACCTGCGCCGCCGCATCCTTCCGCTCACCGTGGCCAGCCTGATCATGTTCGCCATCGCCAACCTGTTCCCGATCGTCGAGATCGAGCTGCAGGGCAAGAGCAGCCAGACCACGCTGGCCGGCGCGGTGCAGGTGCTGGCCCAAGAAGGGATGTCGCTGGTGGCGCTTCTGGTGCTCGCGACCACGCTGCTCTTTCCGCTGTTGCAACTCTGCATCCTGGCGTGGCTGCTGGTGCCGCTGCGCAATGCGAAGCGGGCGCCCGGCTTCGCGATGCTGGTGCGCGCCATGCAGGCGCTGCGACCGTGGGGAATGATCGAAGTTTTTCTGCTCGGCGTGCTGGTGGCCATCATCAAGCTGTCGAGCATGGCGACGGTGGTGCCGGGGCCGGCGCTCTGGGCGTTCATGGTGCTCACCGTGCTGCTCACCGCCGTGCTGTCGTTCGACCCGCGCGGCTTCTGGCAGGTCGAGTTCGATCCCGACGGGGAGCAGGCCGCATGA